The Pristiophorus japonicus isolate sPriJap1 chromosome 3, sPriJap1.hap1, whole genome shotgun sequence genome has a segment encoding these proteins:
- the selenou1a gene encoding selenoprotein U 1a: protein MVVVVNDFHMGLWTLGLGALGAAITGMLLANTDLLLPKAETASLAYLSGAELRTLDREDRTFKAGDLWSKSGAVIMVVRRPGUFLCREEAAEISSLRPQLDELGIPLYGVIKENINNELKNFQPFFKGVIFLDVETRFYGPTPRTMGLMGFMRLGVWRNFVRAWQKGFSGNTDGEGFILGGVFVIGAGQQLNFAYS from the exons ATGGTTGTGGTTGTTAACGATTTCCACATGGGCCTGTGGACACTGGGCCTTGGTGCCCTGGGAGCGGCAATCACCGGCATGCTCCTGGCAAACACGGACCTACTACTGCCCAAGGCAGAGACCGCATCATTAGCATATCTGTCAGGGGCCGAGCTGAGGACCCTGGATCGAG AGGACAGGACATTTAAGGCAGGAGATCTTTGGAGCAAGAGCGGAGCAGTGATCATGGTGGTGAGAAGACCAGGATGATTCTTGTGCCGAGAG GAGGCTGCTGAGATCTCCTCTCTGAGACCCCAACTCGATGAGTTAGGCATCCCTCTTTATGGGGTCATCAAAGAAAACATCAATAATGAATTAAAGAACTTTCAGCCCTTTTTCAAAGGAGTGATATTTCTAGATGTAGAG ACTCGATTCTATGGGCCCACACCACGCACGATGGGGCTGATGGGCTTTATGCGTCTGGGTGTTTGGAGAAACTTTGTGCGAGCCTGGCAGAAAGGATTCAGCGGCAACACAGATGGAGAAGGATTCATCCTGGGAGGAGTGTTTGTCATCGGAGCTGGACAGCAG CTCAACTTTGCCTACAGCTGA